The Vanessa tameamea isolate UH-Manoa-2023 chromosome 20, ilVanTame1 primary haplotype, whole genome shotgun sequence nucleotide sequence ccaggatgtttttgtattttcgtTTGACAATATATTCCAAAGTAAAAAATTACCGGAACGGGCATTTTGAATCCAGTATATTGAATTAGAGGTAGCTGCAAGGGCCGTAGCTTGTTCTAAACGATTATTAATTCGCCTAGCCTCTTCAACTGCCTAAAATGTTGGCGATAATCAAATCTACGGTACAGAATCAAACTTAcatttcgttaataaaattgttataaaacttgGTGCTAAAGTGAATAGAATTTAGTTGATGGTTAAGATGAATTCGAGTAATCATCACAAAAAAATCTACCACGAGTAAATGAGTATTCACCCCATAAAACCCCCGTTGACCAGTGGGATGGAATAAGCCTTTTCAGAGTttgatctattaaaaaaaaaaaaaaaaaaactatatttgtcAAAAACATCACacctgattaaaaataatcgtgGCTGTTGTCAGTCGCCCCGATAATCTAAGAGaatttgcttttaataaaagCCACCGTGGATAAATGGTTCGTAAATTACGTGCATCTCTTTCTAATTCCGCCAGTTCTCGATCAGCCAATGATCGTAATTCCATTACATCAACcacctaaaatattttgacgAATGAGTCATAATAGTCATATGTTCCtaacattaaattcaaatcGGTAAAAATACCTTTTTCAAGTCATCTACTTTGCTAGCTAAACTCTCTAACATTGCTTCTGCTAGTCTTATTCCACTTATAATAGCTTTTAATGATCCATCCTCATTGTCACGTGTGGACCAATTTAAAGCTTCATTTTCATATCGTTTAGCTTTTTTCCCAAAATCTGTTCTTAACCAATAAGTCCATAAGCCTATAACAAGTCGACGGCGGCTTTCACCTGCTGCTTTACCTTTATGAAGTGAAAACTCAGCAAAACGACTAATTTCGTATGGTGATTCTAGCTGAAAACCAGCATCTAATATCAAGTCGAGAGAAAGAGCGTAATACCAAGTCTCGCATTCAAGAGTTGTTTGATTTTTacctaattttaaaagtaaatttacaatttcGACTGCTTCCTCAATTCTGCACCGTGCTAGTAACAGATAGAACAGATCAGGGATGATATCTATTGATATTTTGTCTGCATGCAAAAAAAGGCTAATTACAAGAGCTCGAAACCCGGATCGAATTGCAGATGCTATCTGACCTCGTGCTGTACGTGCACGAAAAATAGCGAATAATAATTTTCCTATAGCGAACATTTCATCGGCTTTAATAGGTCGCTTTAAGCTTTCTAagcaattatatgatattttttccaGATCAACTGTTAATTCCGGCATTCCACGATCGAGTTCCATTTGGATCATATTGGCTAATGTATCACATAAATCTATAACGCTACATTCAATTCGTTGTACAAGGTATAAAGACCGAAGTGCTGCTATTCTAGAGGTGTTTTCATCGTCCAAAGTGGAATATAGCACTGTTGCaacgtttaagaaaaaaattgtatctgtTTGGATGAGTGCTTTATGTAAACGATGTTTTTTGCGATTTAACTTAGCAGCTTTAAGTAATGTCGTAATTTGTAAGAAATTGgaattttttttcaagttcATGTGGTATATCCTAGCagctttttcaatatttaatttcgcaATTATAGGTCTACCACTTATTAAATACGAAGCTGCTTTCAAGGAATATATTTTTCCTAGAAATCTTTTCCTATCAAAATCTGCGATATCTGAAACTGTTTTATCGAGGCAAATACTTTCAACTTCTTCAAGTTTTGGTAAtgcattttcaaaattattctctaaaacattgaaatagctatattttataagaaaatcaatCACTTTGAATTTCACTTCAGCTTCTTTGGCATGCTGTATAAGTTGTTCaagtatgattatatttatgtcagTACATGTGCATTTGCTATAATCAGTTTTCGAAACTCCTTTCTCTAAATTTACACAAAATGATTTTTTCTGTTTTTCTGTTTTAGTTATTCTTAGTTTATCTTCACTATCAATGACTCCCAAACTGTGCCAATCTTTTGTTGTTTTGGCCTCTGTTACACTtcttaaattatcaaatatagaATTCCCCTTAAACGTTTCTGAGTTGACTGTCTTGCAAATATTTGACATTGTAACTCTTTTTGTAGATCTTCTACGAATATCAGTATTATTTTCATAGCTtgactttacttttaaaattggcGCACATTGTGAGACATTTATAAACGTTGTTTCACTTTTACTAGACTTTGTACCGGAATTTATTAAGCTATCTTGTTTGGGGTCTACcgtattatttaacatatttaatgaaCTAGATTTTGTGTCACGTAGTGAATGACTGTTATATggaattttgttttctttttcacATTGCAATTCAAAGTAAGAGTCGCTTTTACTATCTTCAAGGTATTCTTCATTCGCATATTGATTGTCAAtagatgtaattatatttggttgcaaattaaataaagattgtaCTATCATAACTGTGCCACCACAATCAGGACATTTTTGGTTATTGTTttctaaataatgaataatgcgTAAATGAAACTCTTTTTTCTGATTAAGAGGTAATAAATCGTAAAAAGTTTTTCTTGAATTCTTATTCCTGAATTTCATGACCTTACAAAAAGCATATTTAGGTAAGCCATCATTCATATCAGAGTCATAATCAAAACAGCATTCACAGGACAAATTTGAATCAACTGAGTAATTAGATATAAGTGTTCCAGTTGAAgccattttattatatctactaTTTGCACAGGATAAAATACGCATTGCAAATAGTCTTTTTATAGCTTTTGCTGTAGTTAAAGGattattttcatacattatattttctaagaGATGTCTTGATAATACATTTCCAATTACAGaagctatttttaaaagtagttGCTGATAAGGGGTTAATGAATCTATTTGCATCATAATAAGAGCGTCtacattttgtacatttatatctatattaagtTGATCTTTCTGTATCACAAAACATATCGATATTTCTTCcgtaatgttttctttaataaattgatcTAAAAGAGGTTGATCGTTTGCATTTATTGCTATAGGACGTAATAAATTAGGGTCTGGAAATTTTAAGTTCTCATCTTGCCAGGTTTCTAGTTCATTTTCACGAACTTTCATAATATTCAAAGCACCATTTGAAAAAAGGTGAACAATGAAACTTTCCACGAGACCCGGCATGCCTGTACATTTCGCTTCAAGGGCATTACATAGATCCTCTGATACAGCTTGTACGTCTAGTATTTGGCAAGCCAATGGTATGATCCATGTAGAACTGATGGTACCTAAAATAATCtttcttatattgtttttaatgaagACATTGTACAGCCAACTGTGTACACTGCAAAATTTTCCTCTGGTTACGGttaatacagtaaatattttcatattctcGATCATAATTGCAAGAAAATCCCAGGAGAATGCATCTAAATTTTGTAAATCgtctaaaaatattacatatgttcTTGACAgacaaaatattaactttttgaaaatatttttttctttttcttttcgtAAAATTTCATTCTGCGAAGAAAATTCTTCGTGATAAGCAAACCTAACCTTTAgaacattgtttaaataacacAACTCGTCACAATAATAACTAAGGAGATTGacaattttttcttcttttgcaAATCCAATAATTGGTTTGTCAAGTTCTAGCATTTGttcaataatttgatttaatgcTAAATACGGTGTTGCAGAATGTATTGAAGTTAAGCTAAGATGACAGACAGTAAGATCCTTGTTTTTTGCATATCGAGCCATCCATTGCAGAAGTCTAGTTTTGCCTATTCTACTTTCCCCAATAAGTAATAAGGCATCAAAATCtctaaatgataaataataatcgttgaTCCAGTTTTCGAAATACTCCATTTCATCGCTCCGATTTAATAATGGTGATGTCAAAGGTATGTTATATAATTCTTTTGCTCTAATTTCTTCTGTGTATTCGTAAATTTTACCTGGATGAACTATTCCTTTTAGTTCAGTCGGTGGTTGAAGAGTGAATCCATTACTAGACATTTTACTTTTGACAAAAGTAGCTTCATCGCATGTTATTTTGTTTCGAAATCCACACATTAAACGAGCGGCCTTATTTACAGTGGCGCCAATAACGGTGAATTCTCTGCGGAATGGATGTCCAACTACTCCACAATATACTTGACCAGTAGTGACACCAACGGATACTTCAATCACACCGTCAAGAGCTGAAAcggatttttttatactaaatgcaCATTTTAGAGCAGCCTGTGCTTCGGATTCGTGCTTGAATCCTCGCAATCCAAAAAttactaatatcataatatctttgtcgaataaaattattttattcacgcATCCCATAGATTTGTAAACGATTTCACAACTAAtttgatatgaattattaactATTGTAATTAGTTGTGGGAAGGGACATTCTCTTGGTTTGAGGGttacaaataaaactgaaaCTTGTCTCATTTCAGTCAGATATTCTAAAGGTTGATGCGCATCGATTTGTGTTAGGACTGGTCTTAtcataaattttcttatttcagagcctatatttttttcctttgccATTAATATGGTTTTACGTaatgtcaataaatcattcGCTTTTGAAATTGTTGTACCTCCTTTAGTTACATTATCTAAAAGATGGTCTGGTAGATTTTCTATTGTAATAAATGATTTGTTGGCTTGTCTGATCATAGCTCCGAATCCAGGAAAAGGTTTACTTACGTCATTTTCACGTGGATCATACAGAATGGATTTTATAGTAACATGACTATCACCATCGATGAAGTGATCATAATTTCTCGAATAGCAGTGTCCCCACGCAGTTGGCGTCAACTTTACTTCTCCGGAAGCACAGAGACTTTCAGCAACTTTTGCTTCAATGACGGGTAAGCcaatgattatataattcatatctaTTCCAGTCCCAATAGgagcaaatattaaattaccagCCGATATAGCCAATTTCATTTTGAGATTTACTTTGACATCAGTTTCATATGATCCAAAAGAATGCTGAATTATAAGGGCACATGTAATCGCTGTGTGAATCGTATGAGATAAAAATGTTCGTTTATCAGTTTTCCAGAGGGCTAAAAATGCATCTCcagcaaattttattatatctccaCCATGACTATATATGACTTCTATAAGAGAACCGAGGTAGGTATTTAATGTCACTGTTAATTTATAAGTACCACCCTTTccagtattgttatatttttcagaTAGTGCTGTATATCCTGAAACATCAGCCATCATCAAAACGCCTACGAATTTTTTCGGGTCCCCTGTACTGAAACTGCAAAtcgaataaaactattaaacatcAGAAAATAGGCTATGCAattttatagcaataaatattataagatattactTTTTCATAAGAAGTATTTCGTCAGGTACCAAAGTGGAGAGCactaatgtttgttttttcgTTAGATTTACTTCAACATCTTGATCGGATTGATCGTTTTCTGCATTGTTTTGCATAAAAAATTCTTCAAACCAATCTTTGAGTTCACATGCTTGCGGTAAATCGTCCACAGAATCTTCTTCTAGATATTCTTTGTCTTTACGCGATAGTTTTCTCCCATAAGTCCGCCATTTTTCTGTACTTACCATTATGTTCATAGAGTTTCGACGTGATCGTGTGCGTGATCTCCGGaaattcatatttgttattttgcactttaaaatttattttaaactccaAAGATTTACAGATTAAACTTAACCTAAAACATGATAAAATCTAATTGGTCTTGACTTGTTGATACtaaatgactttattttttagaaatatatctcatcagtaaaaagtagtaaGTTGTCTATGGGAAAATCTAGTAATCTATTATTActtctataatatttgaaagttagaagtaagtaagtttattttaatcgttattttatgtacaattataAACAGTACGTGGCAATGAAACTATTTTGGAAGACACAGGGATATTTCTACTAACATATAACGGCTATAATTTGTTCCCGGTTCTATTCTGATCCAATTTCTCacgaaaaataatcataatctaAATCATAACTAAGGGccaattctatttaaatatatacctgtTACGGTACAATCCCGATTATAATCTGAAAGTGCAATAGGAAAATGGCGATTACGTTTGGATTGATTGATTGTGAACAACTAGCTCACTCGATCCTAAGGATGCTGTACTACACCAATGTTTACGAATAAAACTATTAGGTGCCGCATACATCCATATTAATTTCATCTTTCCATAGCATATAAAGAattagcgaatcttgccatcgcgatgtaGAAATGTCTACGATTTGACATAACACCATCTAGACGGTGTTATGTCAAATCGTAAACGTCAttcataagataaaatatatacattaattacgtGTACAGATTGCTTAGTGCAAAGttacaatttgttagtagaattgtcaCCCAAGTCGTCGTTCCGTATCCGGTTTctataagcttttatttaaattgcgaTTTAGGTCAAAAATTGCAGGCTGAATTAGAATTCTTGTCCTAAAGAGTTTAAATTTCACATGTAACAATCATGTGACCTTCCAGTTCCGATGGCAATGAGTTTTTATGATAAACATGAACTGATTATGCACTCAGGATTGGATCCAGATGAACGAACTCGTCAACgttcaaaaacatatatatatatatatatagataggtttttttttgttataaattgttataaagggTTCAATACTCCACTGTGTCAGTTTaacatcaattaattattatttattcgtgtttataatttctTCGATAAATTAGAGATATTGTTTCCTTGTTTACTTATTGTAGTATATAGTACTCATTAATGCTtggaaatacataaataacaaataaatacataattattataagtgttATTTGATTGTTAACTATTGTCAACTTGTTAAggctgtgtattttatatagagCGCAGGCGAACACGaagataaatatgaaaatatactttatttagtaGGCTTTTAGAATCACATTTAAATCGACATTctacaagattattttaaaaatataactatcaaTGGTTCACAATGTAGATTTTACGAAGatcaatgttataataattaagtatgcTTGAATGAATACAATTAGAATGTTTGTAGAAATCATAAAACTACGGAAGTCGTTGTTTGTCCATGTTCGCTCGTCTGTTTGTACCGAGCTTAAAGTTGCACAGTATACTAGTGGCGTTGACTGACAGACAGTCACGCGTACTCCACGTACCGAACACACGTATATctagttattattttacgttataagtttagtatatttctaatattaaaaatattggaaagtatTTCAAAGATTtccaaaaattataacaatttttttttgcgtttttcGACATGGAGCCTAATGGACATTCATTTCTGGATAAAGTTATTGGTATCGTGAAAGAAGAAACAGCTGACCATGTACCGCTAATTGATTTTAAGCATCCGAAGGAGTTAGAGGTGaggaattacatataaataaaaaaaacggatACATTGACTTTTACGACCGTTTGATTCTATTTTGTATGCAATGCATACTTCGTAACTAGTTTAAAGTCATGCATTCTCTTGacctaaatatttattgccCTAACGATATTTTGgtagaaaataatacaattcatCTCCAATACAACAAgactaaactatttaaatataaaactaacaataatgtAGCGTTTTTTTCTGCAGGaaatatgagaaaaatatttttaatcctgTCTTATTTAGTCAATAATTGTATATGCAATAATTCCATATAAAAACTTGTCTAACAATTTAAAACTAGTTCCTGCATTTTAAATTAGTTGAAACcgagaataataaatacttattattctctatttttatttatttgttacaattatatattaaagtaacattATTAACAACAAAAGCCCAGggggcccagtgtttagaacacGTGTATTTTAACCGCTGATTGGGGGTTCAGGCAAGCCCCACTGaatcttcatgtgcttaatttgtgtttataattcatctcgtgttcggtcgTGAAGTAATACATCGTCAGGAAACTTGTAcgtgtcttatttcaataaaattttgttactaAGGCGTATTAGAGCAACGTGGAGGAATAAAGTCTTCCTCAAGCGGAGAGGAGGACCTGAGTACAGCCGTGAGACTATAGggatttataggctgttactttactttttacttttattaaaaacattgtatgtttatatcatttaatagcgtatatgtgtatgtatagcgtatgtatgtataataaaagacTTAGTTTATAAGGAAGAAGTTTAGCTAGTCTCGAAGTTCTCGGTTGAAATCCCGAGTCACGTTTATAAAAACTTGCGGACttttgtcaagaaattctcaggCCCGTATTAAGTAAGGTATTGTGACGGCCCATGCTTCGTACATGACTGATGTGGCTGATGTTTCTGTTAggaatataactttataaaagagTAGTGAAATTGtttatgtctaaatctcattgtatGTATGGATATGAGTGGAGACTTTAGCGGATGActctgtaaaaataatttgtatacggTGTAGTAGttgttaaataagataa carries:
- the LOC113401779 gene encoding adenylate cyclase type 10-like, with amino-acid sequence MNFRRSRTRSRRNSMNIMVSTEKWRTYGRKLSRKDKEYLEEDSVDDLPQACELKDWFEEFFMQNNAENDQSDQDVEVNLTKKQTLVLSTLVPDEILLMKNFSTGDPKKFVGVLMMADVSGYTALSEKYNNTGKGGTYKLTVTLNTYLGSLIEVIYSHGGDIIKFAGDAFLALWKTDKRTFLSHTIHTAITCALIIQHSFGSYETDVKVNLKMKLAISAGNLIFAPIGTGIDMNYIIIGLPVIEAKVAESLCASGEVKLTPTAWGHCYSRNYDHFIDGDSHVTIKSILYDPRENDVSKPFPGFGAMIRQANKSFITIENLPDHLLDNVTKGGTTISKANDLLTLRKTILMAKEKNIGSEIRKFMIRPVLTQIDAHQPLEYLTEMRQVSVLFVTLKPRECPFPQLITIVNNSYQISCEIVYKSMGCVNKIILFDKDIMILVIFGLRGFKHESEAQAALKCAFSIKKSVSALDGVIEVSVGVTTGQVYCGVVGHPFRREFTVIGATVNKAARLMCGFRNKITCDEATFVKSKMSSNGFTLQPPTELKGIVHPGKIYEYTEEIRAKELYNIPLTSPLLNRSDEMEYFENWINDYYLSFRDFDALLLIGESRIGKTRLLQWMARYAKNKDLTVCHLSLTSIHSATPYLALNQIIEQMLELDKPIIGFAKEEKIVNLLSYYCDELCYLNNVLKVRFAYHEEFSSQNEILRKEKEKNIFKKLIFCLSRTYVIFLDDLQNLDAFSWDFLAIMIENMKIFTVLTVTRGKFCSVHSWLYNVFIKNNIRKIILGTISSTWIIPLACQILDVQAVSEDLCNALEAKCTGMPGLVESFIVHLFSNGALNIMKVRENELETWQDENLKFPDPNLLRPIAINANDQPLLDQFIKENITEEISICFVIQKDQLNIDINVQNVDALIMMQIDSLTPYQQLLLKIASVIGNVLSRHLLENIMYENNPLTTAKAIKRLFAMRILSCANSRYNKMASTGTLISNYSVDSNLSCECCFDYDSDMNDGLPKYAFCKVMKFRNKNSRKTFYDLLPLNQKKEFHLRIIHYLENNNQKCPDCGGTVMIVQSLFNLQPNIITSIDNQYANEEYLEDSKSDSYFELQCEKENKIPYNSHSLRDTKSSSLNMLNNTVDPKQDSLINSGTKSSKSETTFINVSQCAPILKVKSSYENNTDIRRRSTKRVTMSNICKTVNSETFKGNSIFDNLRSVTEAKTTKDWHSLGVIDSEDKLRITKTEKQKKSFCVNLEKGVSKTDYSKCTCTDINIIILEQLIQHAKEAEVKFKVIDFLIKYSYFNVLENNFENALPKLEEVESICLDKTVSDIADFDRKRFLGKIYSLKAASYLISGRPIIAKLNIEKAARIYHMNLKKNSNFLQITTLLKAAKLNRKKHRLHKALIQTDTIFFLNVATVLYSTLDDENTSRIAALRSLYLVQRIECSVIDLCDTLANMIQMELDRGMPELTVDLEKISYNCLESLKRPIKADEMFAIGKLLFAIFRARTARGQIASAIRSGFRALVISLFLHADKISIDIIPDLFYLLLARCRIEEAVEIVNLLLKLGKNQTTLECETWYYALSLDLILDAGFQLESPYEISRFAEFSLHKGKAAGESRRRLVIGLWTYWLRTDFGKKAKRYENEALNWSTRDNEDGSLKAIISGIRLAEAMLESLASKVDDLKKVVDVMELRSLADRELAELERDARNLRTIYPRWLLLKANSLRLSGRLTTATIIFNQAVEEARRINNRLEQATALAATSNSIYWIQNARSGNFLLWNILSNENTKTSWHHFLYKILTNRNV